One window from the genome of Amaranthus tricolor cultivar Red isolate AtriRed21 chromosome 9, ASM2621246v1, whole genome shotgun sequence encodes:
- the LOC130823729 gene encoding probable serine/threonine-protein kinase PBL7 isoform X1, translating to MLDCLCFGRRKRSNYVEFNGEKNCQSSKTPTISDSNLVSEVNKHERKAEVKSKELSPIAENVNHGHDKARVFNYRELATATRNFHPDMFLGEGGFGSVYKGMHLGIDEVVAVKKLNLTGVQGEKEFLVEVLMLSLLRHPNLVQMIGYCAEGVQRLLVLEFMPLGSLEAHLHDLPPDKEPLDWYTRMKIAAGAAKGVDYLHNEAKPSVIFRDLKPSNILLDKDFNAKLSDFGLAKFGPVGDSSHVSTRIMGTHGYCAPEYFLTGKLTVKSDTFSFGVVLLELITGRKAVDTTHQGGRTSLVAWARPLLRDPRKHLQLADPRLNGQFPMSALHRAVEVAAMCLRDKAVARPTMHDVALAMNYLTSRKHIRPHSVSEGNINSLDISPRDKLKALSVDVNREQAVAEAKMWGEKWREKRRQSAGSSSDGLSSWVTEMQDS from the exons ATGCTTGATTGTCTTTGTTTTGGGAGGAGAAAGAGAAGTAATTATGTGGAGtttaatggagaaaaaaatTGCCAGTCTTCTAAAACCCCTACAATCTCAGATTCTAATTTGG TTTCAGAAGTCAATAAACATGAGCGAAAAGCTGAGGTGAAATCCAAAGAGTTGTCCCCTATTGCCGAGAATGTCAATCATGGTCATGATAAAGCTAGAGTCTTTAACTATAGAGAACTTGCTACAGCTACCAGAAACTTTCACCCGGACATGTTCCTTGGGGAAGGTGGATTCGGGTCTGTTTACAAGGGAATGCATCTGGGTATCGATGAG GTCGTGGCTGTTAAGAAGCTTAATCTAACAGGCGTTCAAGGTGAGAAGGAGTTCCTAGTGGAGGTTCTCATGCTTTCTCTTCTGCGTCACCCAAACCTTGTGCAAATGATTGGCTACTGTGCTGAAGGCGTTCAGCGCCTACTTGTCCTCGAATTCATGCCCTTGGGATCACTTGAAGCTCACCTTCACG ATCTTCCACCCGACAAGGAGCCATTAGACTGGTACACCAGAATGAAAATCGCTGCCGGTGCAGCAAAAGGAGTGGATTACCTCCACAATGAAGCAAAGCCATCTGTTATTTTCAGAGATTTGAAGCCATCTAACATTTTGCTAGATAAAGACTTCAACGCAAAACTCTCTGATTTTGGGCTTGCGAAATTCGGTCCAGTTGGAGATAGTTCTCACGTCTCCACTAGAATCATGGGTACCCATGGGTATTGTGCTCCCGAGTATTTTTTAACCGGCAAACTGACCGTTAAGTCTGACACATTCAGCTTCGGGGTGGTTTTGTTGGAGCTTATTACTGGACGTAAAGCAGTTGATACGACTCATCAAGGTGGAAGAACTTCTCTAGTTGCTTGG GCGCGTCCGCTATTGAGAGATCCGAGAAAGCATTTGCAGTTAGCAGATCCTCGGTTGAATGGGCAATTTCCGATGTCTGCCTTGCACAGGGCTGTAGAGGTTGCTGCTATGTGTCTTAGAGACAAAGCAGTTGCTCGGCCCACCATGCATGATGTGGCTCTAGCCATGAACTATTTGACGTCTAGGAAGCATATTCGTCCACACAGTGTATCCGAAGGAAATATTAATTCTCTCGATATTAGCCCGAGAGACAAACTCAAGGCATTGAGTGTTGATGTTAACAGAGAGCAGGCTGTAGCCGAGGCCAAAATGTGGGGGGAAAAATGGCGAGAAAAGAGACGGCAAAGTGCAGGTAGTAGTTCGGATGGCTTGAGCAG CTGGGTTACGGAAATGCAGGACTCGTAA
- the LOC130823730 gene encoding uncharacterized protein LOC130823730, producing the protein MLQPKEELRMNNIKEKEQCNTTSDKDIKCEKLQEGTLIWEYLDLISKVFTVNNTGRHESNAELRTILFKEGGNDPNMGSPQAKISQAKKNQGGYMADQPIDWMFTNLPADLAEHTDLDATIEEGQSQARPNMSIQAWQSKEESMRNVTATLKQYKDMHSGQQTTEQPSDDQPTLRTIERLVWCTYQHGNSRDGIFGHGRKSQDSELARRVLTEPTRLAPRSCVRLIFDNG; encoded by the coding sequence ATGCTGCAACCAAAAGAGGAACTCAGAATGAataacataaaagaaaaggagcaATGCAATACCACCTCAGACAAAGACATCAAATGTGAAAAGCTGCAGGAAGGAACTTTGATATGGGAGTATTTGGACCTCATCTCAAAGGTTTTCACCGTTAATAATACAGGAAGGCATGAGAGCAacgcagaattgaggacaattctatTTAAAGAAGGAGGGAATGATCCAAATATGGGTAGCCCACAAGCCAAGATAAGCCAAGCCAAGAAAAACCAAGGAGGATACATGGCTGATCAACCTATTGATTGGATGTTCACTAACTTACCTGCTGACCTTGCTGAACATACTGACTTGGACGCGACAATTGAGGAAGGCCAGTCCCAAGCTAGACCAAACATGAGTATCCAAGCATGGCAAAGCAAAGAAGAATCAATGAGGAACGTCACAGCAACACTTAAGCAATACAAAGACATGCATTCTGGTCAGCAGACAACAGAGCAACCATCTGACGACCAACCTACCTTGCGCACAATAGAACGCCTGGTCTGGTGCACGTATCAACATGGAAACTCAAGGGATGGCATCTTTGGACATGGAAGAAAAAGCCAAGACTCAGAGTTAGCACGGAGAGTCCTCACAGAGCCCACAAGATTAGCTCCAAGGTCGTGTGTTCGCCTGATATTCGATAATGGCTGA
- the LOC130823728 gene encoding uncharacterized protein LOC130823728: MKLFGYKKRKLLIHYSLKSVLLIMGLFTVSGFIMLSFKPVDPSTEDVFLLSSSKNFSDSNIISKSVNNPENVSSSLFSSPSMSEKSSGDDKTMSCATVEEMGEDFKPGFAAWKESLRVRSLIHHHFLINGPSRVRGLSPDQFCRHNYVMAKASEAGFGNEMYKLLTAAALSVMLNRSLIIGQTRGKYPFGDYITYSTNASFSLQEVKHLWKKHNCISRYGRHLVVRIDDFQNPARTNILCSNWRKWQQPIIWLQNTTDAVAAQFFLKNVHPEMRSVAYELFGKQELKSRPNVFGELMRVLISPSPSVEAAVKSVLANGNEPDITLHMRMMMNRPLSSVPAALRCIRKAMENVEHVARPKVVLVSDTPSYISLVKASVEELAEVIHFDYKHIRRNISLEFTRLHTLKSRAKDWGPAPRWVAFVDFFLASCAKYAVISGANRRVGTTYAQLIAALAAANNLDENLNTNPSFVFLSSFQRNLLKRGLRNQIGWGHVWNRFAGPLSCQRQAQQCAYTPLLPPGWWDGIWQSPITRDIRRLRMYGVKLSGLGTIDEEHLQSYCKSKKKIVFTSPVSLL, translated from the exons ATGAAATTGTTTGGGTACAAGAAAAGAAAGTTATTGATACATTATTCATTAAAATCAGTGCTTTTGATTATGGGTTTATTTACAGTTTCTGGGTTTATAATGTTGAGTTTTAAGCCTGTAGATCCTTCAACTGAAGATGTTTTTTTATTGTCATCTTCTAAGAATTTTTCAGATTCAAATATAATCTCCAAATCTGTTAATAACCCAGAAAATGTAAGCTCTTCTTTGTTTTCTTCCCCTTCTATGTCTGAAAAGAGTTCTGGGGATGATAAAACGATGTCGTGTGCTACTGTTGAGGAGATGGGGGAGGATTTTAAGCCTGGTTTTGCTGCTTGGAAAGAGTCTCTTAGAGTGAGAAGCTTGATTCATCACCATTTCTTAATTAACG GTCCTTCAAGAGTTCGGGGGCTCTCTCCCGATCAATTCTGTCGGCATAATTATGTCATGGCAAAAGCATCAGAAGCTGGATTTGGGAATGAAATGTACAAATTACTAACAGCTGCAGCGTTAAGTGTAATGTTGAATCGCTCCTTGATCATCGGCCAAACCAG GGGAAAATATCCTTTTGGGGACTATATTACTTACAGCACTAATGCCTCATTTTCCCTTCAAGAAGTGAAACATTTATGGAAAAAGCATAATTGCATTTCAAGATATGGTCGGCATTTGGTTGTACGCATTGATGATTTTCAGAATCCTGCACGTACAAACATTCTCTGTAGTAACTGGCGGAAATGGCAACAACCTATCATTTG GTTGCAAAATACAACAGATGCCGTGGCAGCTCAGTTTTTCTTGAAGAATGTACATCCCGAGATGAGGAGTGTGGCCTATGAGTTGTTTGGAAAGCAAGAACTTAAATCTAGACCTAAtgtttttggtgaattaatgcGAGTTCTTATATCTCCTTCTCCAAGTGTTGAAGCTGCAGTCAAGTCTGTTCTTGCCAATGGTAATGAGCCAGATATCACATTACATATGCGGATGATGATGAACAG GCCATTGTCGTCAGTGCCGGCTGCGCTAAGATGCATCAGAAAAGCCATGGAGAATGTAGAACATGTAGCTAGACCCAAGGTGGTCTTAGTTTCGGATACCCCGTCTTACATAAGTTTAGTAAAAGCCAGCGTAGAAGAACTTGCCGAG GTTATTCACTTCGATTATAAACATATTAGAAGAAATATTTCTCTCGAATTCACACGATTACATACTTTAAAATCGAGGGCCAAGGACTGGGGCCCTGCACCAAGATGGGTTGCGTTTGTGGACTTCTTTCTTGCATCTTGTGCAAAGTATGCTGTTATTTCTGGGGCCAATAGACGAGTTGGAACGACATACGCTCAACTAATCGCAGCTTTAGCTGCAGCTAATAACCTCG ATGAAAATTTGAATACAAACCCGAGTTTTGTATTCCTAAGTAGCTTCCAACGCAATCTGCTGAAACGTGGACTAAGAAATCAGATTGGATGGGGACATGTATGGAACCGTTTTGCGGGTCCATTGAGTTGCCAAAGGCAAGCTCAACAATGTGCATATACGCCACTCCTCCCACCAGGTTGGTGGGATGGGATTTGGCAGTCTCCGATAACTCGAGACATCCGGAGACTGAGAATGTATGGCGTCAAACTCTCAGGGTTAGGCACAATTGACGAGGAACATCTTCAATCTtactgcaaatcaaagaaaaaaatagtttttactTCTCCAGTTTCGTTATTGTAA
- the LOC130823729 gene encoding probable serine/threonine-protein kinase PBL7 isoform X2, with amino-acid sequence MLDCLCFGRRKRSNYVEFNGEKNCQSSKTPTISDSNLEVNKHERKAEVKSKELSPIAENVNHGHDKARVFNYRELATATRNFHPDMFLGEGGFGSVYKGMHLGIDEVVAVKKLNLTGVQGEKEFLVEVLMLSLLRHPNLVQMIGYCAEGVQRLLVLEFMPLGSLEAHLHDLPPDKEPLDWYTRMKIAAGAAKGVDYLHNEAKPSVIFRDLKPSNILLDKDFNAKLSDFGLAKFGPVGDSSHVSTRIMGTHGYCAPEYFLTGKLTVKSDTFSFGVVLLELITGRKAVDTTHQGGRTSLVAWARPLLRDPRKHLQLADPRLNGQFPMSALHRAVEVAAMCLRDKAVARPTMHDVALAMNYLTSRKHIRPHSVSEGNINSLDISPRDKLKALSVDVNREQAVAEAKMWGEKWREKRRQSAGSSSDGLSSWVTEMQDS; translated from the exons ATGCTTGATTGTCTTTGTTTTGGGAGGAGAAAGAGAAGTAATTATGTGGAGtttaatggagaaaaaaatTGCCAGTCTTCTAAAACCCCTACAATCTCAGATTCTAATTTGG AAGTCAATAAACATGAGCGAAAAGCTGAGGTGAAATCCAAAGAGTTGTCCCCTATTGCCGAGAATGTCAATCATGGTCATGATAAAGCTAGAGTCTTTAACTATAGAGAACTTGCTACAGCTACCAGAAACTTTCACCCGGACATGTTCCTTGGGGAAGGTGGATTCGGGTCTGTTTACAAGGGAATGCATCTGGGTATCGATGAG GTCGTGGCTGTTAAGAAGCTTAATCTAACAGGCGTTCAAGGTGAGAAGGAGTTCCTAGTGGAGGTTCTCATGCTTTCTCTTCTGCGTCACCCAAACCTTGTGCAAATGATTGGCTACTGTGCTGAAGGCGTTCAGCGCCTACTTGTCCTCGAATTCATGCCCTTGGGATCACTTGAAGCTCACCTTCACG ATCTTCCACCCGACAAGGAGCCATTAGACTGGTACACCAGAATGAAAATCGCTGCCGGTGCAGCAAAAGGAGTGGATTACCTCCACAATGAAGCAAAGCCATCTGTTATTTTCAGAGATTTGAAGCCATCTAACATTTTGCTAGATAAAGACTTCAACGCAAAACTCTCTGATTTTGGGCTTGCGAAATTCGGTCCAGTTGGAGATAGTTCTCACGTCTCCACTAGAATCATGGGTACCCATGGGTATTGTGCTCCCGAGTATTTTTTAACCGGCAAACTGACCGTTAAGTCTGACACATTCAGCTTCGGGGTGGTTTTGTTGGAGCTTATTACTGGACGTAAAGCAGTTGATACGACTCATCAAGGTGGAAGAACTTCTCTAGTTGCTTGG GCGCGTCCGCTATTGAGAGATCCGAGAAAGCATTTGCAGTTAGCAGATCCTCGGTTGAATGGGCAATTTCCGATGTCTGCCTTGCACAGGGCTGTAGAGGTTGCTGCTATGTGTCTTAGAGACAAAGCAGTTGCTCGGCCCACCATGCATGATGTGGCTCTAGCCATGAACTATTTGACGTCTAGGAAGCATATTCGTCCACACAGTGTATCCGAAGGAAATATTAATTCTCTCGATATTAGCCCGAGAGACAAACTCAAGGCATTGAGTGTTGATGTTAACAGAGAGCAGGCTGTAGCCGAGGCCAAAATGTGGGGGGAAAAATGGCGAGAAAAGAGACGGCAAAGTGCAGGTAGTAGTTCGGATGGCTTGAGCAG CTGGGTTACGGAAATGCAGGACTCGTAA